The proteins below come from a single Vanessa cardui chromosome 7, ilVanCard2.1, whole genome shotgun sequence genomic window:
- the LOC124531418 gene encoding uncharacterized protein LOC124531418 — MSSNKNDCDAVSIAVALVVFALPLTLLMPGFSVWDILPKVRISRFHIFDYYFSWTQLNTALLTLLVLFFCFYLEIRKRALDEMVENVLSVRQATEVAMEEERDRQAAAVRACVQLLDTSAEHYENLTLLRDELRKREKTLQHPPVIELSTSEM, encoded by the exons ATGTCGTCTAATAAAAACGATTGCGATGCGGTATCCATAGCGGTGGCGTTAGTAGTATTTGCTCTGCCGCTAACACTTTTGATGCCAGGTTTTTCAGTATGGGACATTCTTCCAAAAGTCCGTATATCTCGTTTTCATATCTTCGACTACTATTTCTCGTGGACACAGCTTAACACCGCTCTTTTAACTCTGCTTGTACTTTTCTTCTGTTTCTACCTGGAAATTAGAAAACGCGC ATTGGATGAAATGGTGGAAAATGTTTTAAGCGTCCGTCAAGCTACGGAAGTTGCGATGGAGGAAGAAAGGGATCGGCAGGCGGCTGCAGTCAGGGCGTGTGTTCAACTCCTGGACACCTCCGCGGAGCACTACGAGAACCTGACCCTTCTGCGAGATGAGCTTCGCAAGAGAGAGAAAACGCTTCAACATCCTCCTGTCATTGAGTTATCTACTTCGGAAATGTAA
- the LOC124531105 gene encoding sorting nexin-21, with protein sequence MLKFEIVSSRTVEGVDKEKKYVAYMLQVRQDATESRVFDPDPANVERRYTHFLDLYNGLKKEHPALLNTISFPRKIVVGNFDPNLISTRCAAFESLLNLIANESRLRDAPAAIAFFQDIELKEARKLIDDGKFDQALSLLETSFKLLNKVYTDRSRVVLSVLCRIVACAGSSGGALAGPVEKWAQLALRRYEAVSDSDLLLIYIPLLHTCISIWETLGRDKARLVEELNSLRKKGMKVDSVPSLMEAVDSLDATI encoded by the exons ATGTTGAAGTTTGAAATAGTGTCTTCTCGGACCGTGGAGGGCGTCGACAAAGAGAAAAAATATGTAGCGTATATGTTACAAGTTAGACAGGATGCTACCGAGTCACGAGTCTTCGACCCAGACCCAGCGAATGTAGAGAGGAGATACACCCACTTTCTAGATTTATACAATGGCTTGAAGAAAGAACATCCAGCATTATTAAATACCATTTCATTTCCGCGGAAG ATAGTCGTTGGCAACTTTGATCCAAATTTAATATCAACTAGATGTGCTGCATTTGAGTCACTATTGAATTTAATAGCAAATGAGTCACGCTTGAGGGATGCCCCTGCAGCTATCGCATTCTTTCAGGATATAGAATTGAAAGAGGCTAGAAAATTAATTGATGATGGGAAATTTGATCAAGCTTTATCATTATTAGAAACGagctttaaattattaaataag GTGTATACAGATAGATCTCGAGTAGTCTTAAGTGTACTATGCAGAATAGTGGCATGTGCAGGATCCAGTGGTGGAGCCTTGGCAGGTCCTGTGGAGAAATGGGCTCAATTAGCACTCAGACGATATGAAGCAGTCAGTGATTCCGACTTACTGCTCATTTATATACCACTTTTGCACACATGCATTTCTATATG ggAAACATTGGGTCGTGATAAAGCAAGGCTGGTTGAAGAGTTGAACTCGCTACGTAAAAAGGGAATGAAAGTTGATTCTGTGCCAAGCTTGATGGAAGCTGTAGACAGTTTGGATGCaaccatttaa